Part of the Capsicum annuum cultivar UCD-10X-F1 unplaced genomic scaffold, UCD10Xv1.1 ctg43441, whole genome shotgun sequence genome, cgatgtgttgtgcaccacatttataaacaagaggctacgtggcatttaggagttgtcactttcttttcattctttagaTCGTGCCATAAAGCCAAATATTATAAGTGTATCATGTGTAACCCCTGAATTATTTTGTACAGTAAGTATGCCAAAGACAAGGAAGAGTAAAGGTAAAGGAAAGGAAGTAGAAGTGGTAGTTGGTATACCCAATCGGGCGAGACAACAAAGTGAGGCTCTAGATGAGTCTCTATCACAGACATCTCCAACCCCTCCATCTGTTGATGTACCAGGAAGGAGTGAAAATCCCCCAGAACCACCTGTTGATGCTTCTGTGCAGGATTTGAGAAATGCAGTTCAACtgttgactcgtatagttgttggCCAAGGTCAAAGACAAGAAGGCCCAGTTGCAGGTGCAGTTGGTGCAGGTAGGGCAGCCAGTACGAGAATACGTGATTTCCTTAACTTAGACCCTCCATCATTCACTGGATCAGATCCAAATGAAGATCCACAGGATTTTATTGATCAGATCCAACGcaccttagatgttatgcatgtgagTGGTTCAGAAGCTGCTAAGTTGGCAATATATAGATTGAAGGGTGTGGCTATATTGTGGTACGAAGCCTGGAAGCAGTCCCAAGGCATAGATACACCTCCAACTACTTGGGAGGAGTTCAAAATGGCCTTTGTTGATCATTACTTGCCATTAGAGATCCgagaggcccgtgcagatcagttcctgaacctccatcaggggaatatgagcgtgagggaatATAGTCTTAAATTTAATTCTCTGGCCAGGTACGCTCCTAATGTTGTTGCTACTATGGCAGATAGAGTCCATCGGTATGTGGATAGGTTGGAttcatatttggttagagattgtaccatTGCTTCtttgaataaagacatggatatagcgaGGAtgcaagcttttgcacagaaactGGAGGATCAGAGACAAAGAAGGAGGGCACAAGAGATAGAAAGGGGGCaatccaagagggccagatctacacgACAGTTTACACCACCCCAGGGTGAGTTTAGGCCACGATTTTCTAACAGGCCACCCAGGCCATCATCCTCTTACTCTACAGTTAGTGCTCCACCACAACTTCAAGGGTCTAGAAATGATCAATTTGGGCAGAGAAGTGAGGGCCAAGGTACACGGATAACAAGATATTCGGGAAGCCAGCAAATGCCTTCTAGGCAGCCTTGCAGACAATGTGGGAGATATCATATAGGTGCGTGTCGCATGGGAACAGATGTTTGTTATTGGTGTGGTATGCCAGGGCATGTAATAAAAGATTGCCCAAGAAGACACAGGGGTGATATGGCACAACCTACTGGGTCagctgttgcatcatcatcatcagtgccTCCATCAGGTAGAGGTGAGCAATTTCCTATAGGTCGCGGCAGAGGTATTAGAGGGGCAGCTAGTCTCAGCGTGGCCCAAAATCGCACATATGCTCTAGGGACTCGACAGAACCTGGAAGCTTCACccgatgtggttataggtacattatCCATTTTCTCACATAAAGTGTATGCATTAATTGACCCTGGTTCTACATTGTCATATATTACTCCATTAGTTGCTGGGAAGCTTGGTAGAACACCTAAATTATTGAATCAACCACTTGCGGTGTCTACACAAACTGGGGAGTCAATTATAGCTAGAAGAGTCTATTGTGACTGCATAGTGACTATCTGCGACCGAGATACATTAGCTGATCTTATCGAGTTAGAAATGGTAaaatttgatgttataatgggtatggattggttggcttcttgctATGCCACCGTTGACTGCCGAACCAAGAGAGTGTACTTTCACTTTCCAAATGAAGCAGTCCTTGAATGGGAAGGCAATATTGGGGGACCAAAAGGGAGGTTTAACTCTTATTTTAaagctagaaaaatgatatcaaagggatATATATGTCATCTCGTTAGAGTGAGAGACGTGGAGGCAGAATCACCAACTATCCAGTCTATtccaatagtgaatgaatttatTGATGTCTTTCCTGAGGAACTCCCTGGTTTGCCTCCAGAAcgagaaatagattttggtat contains:
- the LOC124892046 gene encoding uncharacterized protein LOC124892046 gives rise to the protein MPKTRKSKGKGKEVEVVVGIPNRARQQSEALDESLSQTSPTPPSVDVPGRSENPPEPPVDASVQDLRNAVQLLTRIVVGQGQRQEGPVAGAVGAGRAASTRIRDFLNLDPPSFTGSDPNEDPQDFIDQIQRTLDVMHVSGSEAAKLAIYRLKGVAILWYEAWKQSQGIDTPPTTWEEFKMAFVDHYLPLEIREARADQYAPNVVATMADRVHRYVDRLDSYLVRDCTIASLNKDMDIARMQAFAQKLEDQRQRRRAQEIERGQSKRARSTRQFTPPQGEFRPRFSNRPPRPSSSYSTVSAPPQLQGSRNDQFGQRSEGQGTRITRYSGSQQMPSRQPCRQCGRYHIGACRMGTDVCYWCGMPGHVIKDCPRRHRGDMAQPTGSAVASSSSVPPSGRGEQFPIGRGRGIRGAASLSVAQNRTYALGTRQNLEASPDVVIGTLSIFSHKVYALIDPGSTLSYITPLVAGKLGRTPKLLNQPLAVSTQTGESIIARRVYCDCIVTICDRDTLADLIELEMVKFDVIMGMDWLASCYATVDCRTKRVYFHFPNEAVLEWEGNIGGPKGRFNSYFKARKMISKGYICHLVRVRDVEAESPTIQSIPIVNEFIDVFPEELPGLPPEREIDFGIDLLPGTEPISIPPYRMAPAELRELKEQLKDLLEKGKANVVADALSRKTLMGTSDQKGVK